A region from the Colwellia sp. PAMC 21821 genome encodes:
- a CDS encoding NAD(P)/FAD-dependent oxidoreductase, whose protein sequence is MIFSDVVIIGAGAAGLMAAATAGYRGRSVTVVDMGKKPGRKILISGGGRCNFTNENASPENYLCQNPHFAKSALSRYSAQDFIELVDRHGLNYHHKTLGQLFCDNSAQDIVDILMTECEWAGVDVAMRSEVISVNKNDSGYEVVTAGESYQCESLVIASGGLTMPKLGASPIGYKVAEQFGLKVLPTMAALVPFTLHDHDKQKFDGLSGISIATEVTSEDGTTFKENILFTHRGLSGPAILQISSFWRSGQAVTINLLPETPIDALINEWRETSGQKSLKNMLATVLPKRFIEALVKQKDITDKAINQISNDEITYLGQYLHNWQIKPNGTEGYRTAEVTLGGVDTDEISSKTFEAKKAKGLYFIGEAIDVTGWLGGFNFQFAWSSGVACGQAV, encoded by the coding sequence TTGATATTTTCAGATGTAGTTATTATTGGCGCTGGCGCAGCAGGCTTAATGGCAGCAGCAACCGCGGGCTATCGTGGTCGAAGTGTTACCGTTGTTGATATGGGTAAAAAACCTGGCCGAAAAATATTAATTTCTGGCGGTGGTCGTTGTAATTTCACTAATGAAAACGCCAGCCCTGAAAACTACTTATGCCAAAACCCTCATTTTGCTAAATCAGCCCTTAGCCGCTATAGCGCGCAAGATTTTATCGAACTAGTAGACCGTCATGGCCTTAATTATCACCATAAAACCTTAGGGCAATTATTTTGTGATAACAGTGCACAAGACATTGTTGACATTTTGATGACCGAATGTGAATGGGCCGGTGTTGATGTAGCAATGCGCAGCGAAGTCATATCAGTCAACAAAAATGATTCCGGTTATGAAGTGGTTACCGCAGGTGAAAGTTATCAATGTGAATCATTAGTTATTGCCTCTGGCGGTTTAACCATGCCGAAATTAGGCGCCAGCCCAATAGGTTATAAAGTAGCTGAGCAATTTGGTTTAAAGGTTTTACCGACAATGGCCGCATTAGTGCCATTTACTTTGCACGATCACGACAAACAAAAATTTGATGGATTATCTGGCATCAGCATTGCCACCGAAGTAACCAGTGAAGACGGCACTACTTTTAAAGAAAACATATTATTTACTCACCGTGGCTTATCTGGCCCCGCGATATTGCAAATTTCATCATTTTGGCGCTCAGGACAAGCCGTAACGATTAACTTACTGCCTGAAACCCCCATCGATGCATTAATCAATGAATGGCGTGAAACCAGCGGACAAAAATCATTAAAAAATATGCTAGCAACCGTATTACCTAAACGTTTTATTGAAGCGTTAGTAAAACAAAAAGATATAACCGATAAAGCCATCAACCAAATAAGTAACGACGAAATTACCTACCTAGGTCAATACCTCCATAACTGGCAGATAAAACCCAATGGCACCGAGGGTTATAGAACAGCCGAAGTAACTTTAGGCGGCGTTGACACCGACGAAATTTCATCTAAAACCTTTGAAGCAAAAAA